TCCAGAGTTGGCCCGGAGCCTGTGTGTCCAGGCTTTCCCTCCTGCTTTCTCCTGCTCCCACATGGGTCATGCTGGGGTCTGGGGGTCCCACTCACTGGCCAGTCCCACCCCTAGGATGACCCTGCCCAGCCCTTCAGGCCAGTCCTTTAGAGCAGAGGCCCAGAGGGCAGCCCTTCAGGAAAGCATCTTCAGGAGGTAAGATCTTCAAGCTGGAGGTGTGGGCCCTGGGAAGGTACAGGCCTCAGACACGGCTGCTCCTGTGGGAGCCCGCTGTGGGCTCAGCTGGCCTCAGGGGTCATTCAGCCAGCTCAGCCTGCCTGTGGTGAGGGTCCCCAGCACCTGCCCCCAGAGCCTGGGGACGTGTACTGGCTAAGGGCAGGTGGCCCAGCAGACACCCTTTCTAATTCCCACAAAGTCACCGTCACACACCCCTCAAGGTGGCTTGGAGAGCACCTCAGGCCAGTGGGGTCATGGCCTGGCTACTACCTGATCACAGCAGGGCCCTGGGCCTGGCATTCCCGACCTTGCAGTAGACAGCTCACCCACAGCTGCCCCACGGTCGCCTCTGTTCCCTCCAATGTGACAGCCTGCTCTGCTCTGGTGTGGGAGCACCTGGAGCCCTTCTGAGAGCAGTGGCCCTGTCACCCTGAGTCCCTGGTGGCagcagaggtgggaggggctgggcaTTTGTGGGGACTCGGTGGCCACTGTTGTCCCATCACCACGTTCAGAAGGCACCATGGTGGCACCTTGCCATGAGCCCCAGGGACACCTTCAGCGCCCACATCCCAACCTGGAGCTCCTCTGTCCCAAACCTGTGGAGCCCACAGTGAAGGAGGGCCGTGCAGGCCCCAGAAGAGGAGGCCACAGCCACAGTGTGAGCGATGGCCAAAGGCTCCGTTTTATTTCATGCTGGGACCCAAGGCCCGGGAATGCCTTTCCCACGGTCTCGCGAGACTTGAGCACCATCCTCACCCGGCCTCTTCCCCCTCCCTGGTCCAGACCCACAGAgccagtccctgagtcaggatccTTCTCCAAATTGATGGTGAAGCTTCCTGGGCCgtgcctgcctggctcctgggTCAGGCGTCTGGGCTGTTGGACAGGAGGTGTCTGCAGACGGGGTCCTGGCAAATGTGGGGTCAGAGCCTGGGAGCACTGAGCGAGACCGAAGCTTTCTTCTCATCTCATCTGGCCCGTAGTCCTGCTTCCTCTGAAACACTCAGAGCTGCCCAGGATTCTTCCCTCGGAGGTCCTGGGCCAGTGAAACCCCCCGTGGGCCTCACATGGTATATGCGGCCCAGTAGATGACATTGACGGCGGCAAAAGCCGCGGGGAACACAGCACGGGCATAGATGTCAATGGTGTCCGCGTCAATGGGCTTGAGAAGCCCACGGAGGCCCCCCTGGCCCCCCTGCTTCTTTGTCTCCCCTGTCTCCACCTCCACAGATCTGTAGGAGCCCATGAGGTTCCCGGGCATGCGGCATGGCCGGCGGGACACAGCCAGCTCCTGAGTAACACCCGCAGCGGAGAGGGAGAAGAGCACGATGGCATTCTTCATGTCCATCTGCATGGGGAGGGAGCAGGCTGAGCACCAGGAagcggggggggggtgggggtggggaccccAACCCAGCCAGCAGGGGGGACCCAGACCCTGACAGCAAGGGCAGGAACCCAACCCAGGCAGCCAGAGGGACCCCCAACCCAGCCAGAAGGCGGGACCCAGACCCTGACAGTGAGGGCAGGAACCCAACCCAGACAGCCAGAGGGACCCCCAACCTGGCCAGCAGGGGGGACCACTGACCCAGCCAGCAGGGGGACCCCAACCCAACCAGTGGCTCCATCCACATAGCAGGAGAGAGGGGGGCTGGGCTGAGCGCAGGACAAAATGCCCCCACCCTGCAATGCTGGCCCTTGGcagtgctgggggaggggctgtcCTTTGCCCTGCCCAGCCTCACCTCAGCCCTCTGCTCCTTAACCTTGACCTTGGCCTTCTGTTTCTTCCGGTAGTCAGCATTGAAGTGGGCAAAGGCATACTCCACCAGGGCGGCGAACACAAAGACATAGCAGATCCAGAAGTACACGTCCAACGCCTTGATGGCCGACGCCCGTGGGAGGGAGGAGCGCGCGCTGACCATCAGCGTGGTCATGGTCAGCACTGTGGTGATGCCTGGGGGCACAGAAGGTGCCGTCCCTGGAGCCCTGCCACCCCACCCAATCTGAGTGCAGGTCAGGCTCCTCTTACCAGGTCTGGCCTGGCCAGCCTCTGCCCCAGGACGTGAGCCAGTGTTCAGGACAGGTCCAGGCCCGACTCCCACCCTCCCACCTGCTCCCTCGGAGGACAGGCCAGGGCCTCTACCTAGAGACACCCTGGCGGGCACCGCAGCTTGGCTGATCCAGAAGGAGACCCAGGACATGGCGACCAGGAGGACGGACGGCATGTAGGACTGGATGATGTAGACGCCGCGGTTCCTCCGCAGGTGGAAATGCAGGCTGAGCCGGGGGAATTGGCCAGCTGCCggagagccccccccccccccccacagcaTCAGCACCAGGCCTACCACCCGCAGCAGCACTgggagaggagggctggggaAGCGGCAGGGCCACTGCCAGCCTCCGAAGGAAGGAGGGCCCTCGTCCCCACCTCCCAACAGCCTGATGGGTCAGGAAAGGACTGGCCTTGCTGCAGGgccagcagaggaaggagaggagagcccAGTGTGGCTGCTGGCCCGCCAGGACCCTCCCAGGGCACGGTCCCCACCCCTTTTTCCCCACCCTCCCCGTGCACAGCTGAGCAGCAAGAAAGAGCCAGTCTGGGCTCACTGGCTCCAATGACTGGGCACCAGGAGTGGGAAGGGGCAGGAGATGCCAGGAGACAATGTACTCCCAGGTACCCCCAACCCCCCCAGTTACCCCCAAACCCTGGGAAGCAATGAAGGGCCAAGGAGCAAGATGGAGGAAACCTGACCCGGGCTTGCACTGTGACCTGTCCCGAGCAGCTAGGCCAGGTACGGCCTGCACTGACCAGCAATTTTCTAGCTGCAACCTCAGGGCCCTCAGAGCTAACTAGGGGCCCCATGGAAAGTACTAGAAAACCAGCAGCAGGTCTCACAGGAAGAGACCACATTACCAGACTTGAAGTTCATTAGCTCTGTGGTGAAGCGGTAGCTGGTGATGGTGAACTGGGCCAGCTGCAGCTTGTCCAGCCCGTGGATCTGCTCCTGGTTCTCGGACCAGTAGTAGACGATGTCCTCGGATGAGTAGCCATCTGCAGGAGAGGCCACGGATGGACTGCAGGGCCTGgcacctcctccccagcccctggtagcCCCTGCAGGACTGCCCTGACTATACCAGGGTTCGATACACAGAGACAGGGAGCAAGGAGCCCGGGGCCACACCTGGGGCCTTGGAAAGGTGGGCAAGTCCAGAGGAGCTGGCAAAAGTGCAGGCCACCCTTGCCAGGTGGCCCACAGAGTCTGCCATACTGGACAATGACATAGGTATCTGTCTCATCTGGGCTCTGGGGCCAGCTGTCACAGGCAGGGTGCTGACCCAAGGGAGGAGGGCCAGgctgctcccttctcttccttatGCTTCTGCCCCTCATCTCCACCCCATTGCCCTTCTCCCATGCCCCCGTCTCTCCCCACGCACCCCCAGGccagcccacccctcccccagtacccctgcccctttccccccacccccaactccagtgccccacctccatccccgtatgcaccccaccccatccccccagcATTCCCTGCCCACCACCCCACCCAGTCCCCTTCCGCCACCTCCAGTGCCCCGCCTCCCCAGTGCCTTctgccccccacacccccaccccctgcaactTCTCCCTCCCATTGTCAGGCCA
The Ovis canadensis isolate MfBH-ARS-UI-01 breed Bighorn chromosome 12, ARS-UI_OviCan_v2, whole genome shotgun sequence genome window above contains:
- the GABRD gene encoding gamma-aminobutyric acid receptor subunit delta, with the translated sequence MDELAWLLPPLLLLCAQHRGARAMNDIGDYVGSNLEISWLPNLDGLIEGYARNFRPGIGGPPVNVALAIEVASIDHISEVNMEYTMTVFLHQSWRDSRLSYNHTNETLGLDSRFVDKLWLPDTFIVNAKSAWFHDVTVENKLIRLQPDGVILYSIRITSTVACDMDLAKYPMDEQECMLHLESYGYSSEDIVYYWSENQEQIHGLDKLQLAQFTITSYRFTTELMNFKSAGQFPRLSLHFHLRRNRGVYIIQSYMPSVLLVAMSWVSFWISQAAVPARVSLGITTVLTMTTLMVSARSSLPRASAIKALDVYFWICYVFVFAALVEYAFAHFNADYRKKQKAKVKVKEQRAEMDMKNAIVLFSLSAAGVTQELAVSRRPCRMPGNLMGSYRSVEVETGETKKQGGQGGLRGLLKPIDADTIDIYARAVFPAAFAAVNVIYWAAYTM